The Oryza glaberrima chromosome 5, OglaRS2, whole genome shotgun sequence DNA segment aaattcatttttcactcattccacacataccaatacaaaacaaaaagaTTATAATACCTCAATATCAAATCCCAGTGTTAGTATTCTTCACTTTATCTACTCATAATACAGGATAAATAGAACTATCTAAAAATACACTTATGATGGGACGAAGAAAAGTACTCGTAAAAGGAGCATTTAACTATTTTATACTTTTAAGATTTTGCATTTAAAAAGTTGACACTTGGTTTATGACATGTGAGCCCTAGTATATCTATGACATTTCATATTGGTTCAGGGATAAATCATTAAATGCCAAACAAAAGTAActcaaagaaaatagaaagggaaaaaaaaaatcctcctaCCACCTTCCTGACGAAGGTAACGCCCGCACGAGTCGCTCACCGCGCGCGAACCTTCCTCGGACTCGGGGCGTCTGTCCCCTGCCGCCGGCGATTCGATCGCGCGGGCGGGGCTGTcgcgtctcgccgccgccgccgcagctaaGCCAGCGCGGCGATGGATTCGTCTCGGCCCAGGAGGGATCCCATCAAGTCCCGCCGCCGTCCCGACTGGAGAGAGGAGGTCTTTCTTTCGTTCCTTCCCCCCTCCCGAACCCCCcatctccgccgtcgccgtagcTTAGCGTTAACGTAGCGTAGCGCGGTTCTAGGTCGACATGCCCCTGCGCGGGCGAGCGCTAGAGGGCGGGCGTGAATGTTAGCGCTGTTGGATTGTCCGTCGACGTGCGCGCAAGGTGTTCGGTCGATTGCCTGAGCGAGCTGGTGCTCCCCTAGAGTTGAGCTACCAAAATTTATCTTCTGCTATTTTGTTGCTAATATTCACCATGCTAGGAGTAGGATTTATGGGGACATTGCAGTGTTCGGATGAGTTCTCTGTTGATTGTTGTGTTTCCTTTTTACTCGATTTGTCTGTAACTTGTGCTTACTCCCATTTTGCTGCACACAGCTTAGGAGCAATTGTCTGAAAAGAATTAAAGAGGAGAGAGTCCAGTTTCTTTGGAAGAAAAGGATCGATGGGCCACTTCCTGCTAGTGACATGGTATCGAAATTTATTACTCTTTTCGTCAACCTTTTGTACAGTTTCATACCGTCTATGCACCAATATATAGTAAATAATGGCTACATTCTCTACTGTTTGTTGATGGAAGTTCTCACTGTAGTTTAATGCTTTTAAAGGACAAACACCAGATAAATCAGTCCTTCTGTCTGATACTAGTCCTGAATAATTACAGTATGTTTCTTCTTGCAGCTGGCAAGTGAATCATGTACTTTAATGTTACCTATCATTGCTCTCGTAATCTTTCTTATCAATCTGAGGAGAGATACCAACGGCCTCATCtttttgcttatgcttatgcttatcaatcaaaatttgaattttcaaccttaaatttgaagccaattttgagttttttttcatcgaagtttatttttcagcctttgcttttagatcactaaggacacgtatataaaagttttattcacaaattacttttcgtttgcaaatacgccgtttggcttattccgcAGATAAGCCAAATGATGGGGCTGCAAGTTAATTGGTTCTAATTTGACATTCAGGCTTAACAGCACTTCATTGCTATGGAAATGAAAATGTAAAGGATTCAAAATTTATTATTGATCAACTACTATTTGCATACAAAACTAATGATTGAATAACCAAAATgaattgaaaaataattattggTTCTGGACTTCTCGTTCTATGTGTTCCCATCATCTCTGTAGACTTTACAGATCGTGTTGAAAAATAGGTACCATTAAGATGACCATTATTATGGAACTGGATACATTATCACTATCCTTAGTCGAAAAACATGGTTCATTAATAGGTTATACCATGAGTACTCTGCAGTCTTCATGCTAACATGATTTGTAGTTGaatatatttatgtattttGTGCATCTGATTTATCTACTTGTGTCGACTGACAGATAAAAGTCGAATCTGCAGTCAGGGATATTATCTCTGATGAATTACAGAAACTCAAACAGCATGGAGATGGAAAAGCGGACCAAGAAGCTGATATGATATGGGAATATCAAGGACCACAGACAGCTAAACCTGTTGAGACTGAAAGTGAAGATATATTACTTGAAATGGAAAGACTTCTTTACGAAGATATGAGAGATGAAGCCATTCAGATAGGTACattttcaaaatgtttttttattgctATAGTGCTCAAGAACTGTTCTTGCAATCTGCTTTGTTCATGTTTTCTCTGGAGTTTTTACAAATTTATATCTAATTCCTTACAACTCAATAGATAATATTCTCTGATTCATCTCACATGGATGCTCAAAATTTCATTTTATCTTGTAGATGAAAATAAATTGGTTTGGTTAAAAACATTTCCTATTTATTGTAGAAGTGGAGGCCCTCGATGAGGAAGATGAATACTTAGCTCAGGCTTTTCTTGAACATATGCAGTTAACTGATAAGGAGGTATGCATTCATTGAGCATTTAGTTCAACTTTTCGCTGGTCTGTAAGTTTTTCAATTATATAATTTGATGCTGTATATTTCTCTGACATTATTACTCTCTGTGCTTGACTTTGTCTTAGCTCAAGCCATTACTTCTTCTTTGAAGTGCATGCTAGAGCTACATTTCCTATATGATCTGTACCTATTTGTGTAATTTTATAATTGAAAATGCAAATGGTTTAGTGTTGATGGTAGGATCTGACAAGAAACACCTCAATTAGTGTTTCCATGGAGGAACAGAAAAATTTCCCAGTCAAAACATGGTATTAGAATAGGTTGGGTTCTGTTGTTTGGTCGCAAATGCAGCACTGCTGGCGATGTCAATCATATGTATTACTATTCTTTCCTATTGTCTTTCCCCCCTTCCATTTTGAAATAATTGTGCTATATATCAGGCAAATGCTAAGCTCTGGTGCCCAGTTTGCAAACAAGGGGAACTACGAGAAACACATAATCTCGTATATTGTACCATGTGTAAGCTACGCCTAGACCTTGGAGAAGATAAGGTAGTTCCTGTTGGCAACTTTGTATGTCTTCCTGATACATTGAGATGGTTTTACTTTTTCATAACATTattgtaccaaattttacaacTTTAACTGTTCGATCAGATTAACCTGGAATTCTTGCGAGAAAGATTGGCTAATGTGCATATGGATCACTTGGATAGAGGATGCAAATCAGCACCCAAGTTCTGTTTGCAGACTATGTTTGAGTTGACTGCGCTCTACATACAATGTGAAGAATGTAACACTTTTGATGTCGTGATATAAATAGCTACAATGCTGATGAAGACCATATTACGGAGAGAAGGGAGGATGTCCATACTTTCAGAAGTTCTTTCTCCCCGTTTACTGTTAGATCAACGGCGAACTTATCCTTGGAAGAGGATGTACATCAACTAGGTAGGGCTCTGTCCACTTTTTGCGTTGAGGTGATCAAACTGTGACTCTTCCATGTATCTCTTTTTTGTTTGATGTCTTTCTTCACGTAAAGGTAGAGTGCAGTGTAATTAACCAGATGAGCTTGGTCAATATTTTGTTGCCAACTTACATGAAAGTCAGTGAACTCGCTGAACCGATATGGATATGGGCTAGATTATCCGTATCCTATGATGCTGTGAGTTCAATATGGTTTTATGGATTTTCTTATTCCTTTGAAGCTGATAATTTGGAGGTTTTGCAGTTCTTTTAGAAGATACCACACCGAATCATCTTCCATACATCAGTTAAAGAATGGTGAATGACATGGTCAGGAAAGCGTAAGTTAGTCATAATAATCTTGTTGATGCCAACTAAACCAATTTCAAATTTGGCACAATACCTCAAGCATGGAGTCGCCTCTAAAGTAATTAAGAGCTAGTGCACATGTTGCTGATAGCTTGATACTGTTCCTTATATAATTGACGCATCAATGTAATGGGCTAATCTGGCAAGGACTTTTTCTTTTGATATATCTTGAAAGCCACAACTTAACTACCACCACTTGGAGTCAACTCTTCTATCTATAgtcgttttctttttcaattttgGTGCAATTAGCAACAGTACAATATGATAAAGCTGAATGAGCTCGGCCGGGGACGTATTATGCAATACACAAGTTTGTTTGAGTgtatgttgtgcatgcaaagcAAGCAACAGATTTGATCCATGACAAATCGTTTCAAATGCAAACAATAATATTTCGGACTTAATAAAGTATACTTCAGTTAAGGAGAAGAAGAGTAATTAATTGACTCTGATTTGGGTTAGGTAGGCAATGCCAATGTGCAATCCCTCCCTCCAAACAAGGGAGAGAGCGACACGACCAAGTCATCCACAACTCCATAGCATGTCCTAGATAAACTTATCcatttacttttgttttttccCTTGAAAGGATCAACTAACCTTTTGATTACAGTAAAAGACATTTTTAAGAGCTGTATTTAGGTCACGTTTGCTGATGATGGAAGGAGGAATGGGCAAAAgtgaaggagaaaaaaacaatCTTTTCCTTGGAAGAAGAAGCATTCGTTGGGACATATAGTATTGTAAGTAGTTAGGTTGTTTACCGGAAATTACAATCAGTTGTAATTTCCCTTTCCCCAAAACCGCCCTGTAAACCAAGCACTGCTGTTTTTTCCTCTAAATAAATTCCGGCAGATCTTCTGCCGTCGTTCTCCTCAAAAAAGGTTGTTTACCGGCAACTCCATGTTCTaacttattttcttttgtaacaACTACTCCACTATTAACTGTCATGGCTTcatgaagaagaaa contains these protein-coding regions:
- the LOC127772822 gene encoding uncharacterized protein LOC127772822, producing the protein MDSSRPRRDPIKSRRRPDWREELRSNCLKRIKEERVQFLWKKRIDGPLPASDMIKVESAVRDIISDELQKLKQHGDGKADQEADMIWEYQGPQTAKPVETESEDILLEMERLLYEDMRDEAIQIEVEALDEEDEYLAQAFLEHMQLTDKEANAKLWCPVCKQGELRETHNLVYCTMCKLRLDLGEDKINLEFLRERLANVHMDHLDRGCKSAPKFCLQTMFELTALYIQCEECNTFDVVI